The genomic DNA GGCAAATGCATGATATTGATTGCTAAGTTCCCTTGTAAAATATGTTTTCCTGCTCTGTTTTCTCATTCTTCCTCTGTAATTCCATTTAAGCTACGAAATCAAGCCATGATTCCATACTTGAGAGATCGCATTGAATTCAATGCAATCTCCTTCCTTCTCTCTCTCGTCCTATATATCGTCGTCCCAAatctccctttctctctctctctctccaccaAACCGGAACGCCATGGCacaggagaagatgaagaagaacagAGACGAAATGGAGGGAAAGAGAGAAGCAGAGACGAAGGCCAGTAACGCCGGCGACGGCCGGGTGCACTCGACGTCGCAGGCCCTCGAGCTCGACCTGCTCGGCATCGCGAAGGCCAAGCCGGTCTCTCCGAAACGCCCGGAACGGGTGTTCCCCTGCAACTACTGCAGGAGGACGTTCTACAGCTCGCAGGCGCTCGGCGGCCACCAGAACGCGCACAAACGCGAGCGCAGCCTCAACAATCGCGGAGTCGCCGCCGATGTTCCGGAGTACGGGACATTTCCGTTTCCACACTACTCAGGACGCAGGATCGGTGTCCAAGTGCGCTCCATGATTCACAAGCCGTACGTCGGAGCGCCGTTGGCTGCCGACGCCGCCGGCGGGCTGCTATATGGGCAGCGTCGCCACGAGTATTTTCGGTTCTACGCTGCGGCGGGGAGAGTTCCACAGCCGCTGCCGCTTCAGGTGGCCAAATCGGAGGAGGCGTCGACATCATTCGATAGGAAGCAGGAAGAGTTGACTAATCTTGACTTGACTCTTAGGCTTTAGACTAGCAGTCTACTTGCTTGTTTTAATTTCTTACTTTTTTTTTACTGAATTAATCATTTTGTCATGATTCCAAGACTTAAATTGCAGTTCTAAGTCTGTTCGTCACGCAGTAATTTTCGTTGTTTCATTGATTCTGAATAACGCCATGAAGAAAATTTAAGATTGACAAGCAATTAGCCATTTTCATTTAATACGACAACATTAATTATTTGGATTCACTAATACGGTTTTAATCGTGCATTTATTAcgataaaattccaaaaattatgttGTGCTCCTTTTCTCGCAATGCATGTTTATAAAAgagtatatttgttaaaaaaaacaaatatcaATTAATTCGTATAA from Zingiber officinale cultivar Zhangliang chromosome 4A, Zo_v1.1, whole genome shotgun sequence includes the following:
- the LOC121972261 gene encoding uncharacterized protein LOC121972261; this translates as MAQEKMKKNRDEMEGKREAETKASNAGDGRVHSTSQALELDLLGIAKAKPVSPKRPERVFPCNYCRRTFYSSQALGGHQNAHKRERSLNNRGVAADVPEYGTFPFPHYSGRRIGVQVRSMIHKPYVGAPLAADAAGGLLYGQRRHEYFRFYAAAGRVPQPLPLQVAKSEEASTSFDRKQEELTNLDLTLRL